Proteins from a single region of Catenulispora acidiphila DSM 44928:
- a CDS encoding ABC transporter ATP-binding protein produces the protein MDAITDSATAAIVVQHVRKTYGAVSACRDVSLSVAEGELFGVLGPNGAGKTTLIEILEGLRRPDSGTVSVLGAEPWQRDSRVLLRIGVQTQASAFFTRLTALEHLETVAALYGAPRRAAREAIERFGLTASAGTRVERLSGGQRQRLGIAAALVHDPDLVFLDEPTAALDPRARLDLWDLMREIRDRGKTIVYTTHQLDEAEALCDRVAIMSGGRVVAVGDPLELVDSLDQPVRVFVPCERISVGAARGLPGVEEARTEGASTVIATRAPGLVLSAVTEIAGVQGIRTRTASLEDVYLALTGKDFAA, from the coding sequence ATGGACGCGATAACAGACTCCGCGACGGCAGCGATCGTCGTGCAGCACGTCCGCAAGACCTACGGCGCCGTGTCCGCGTGCCGCGACGTCTCCCTGAGCGTCGCCGAGGGCGAGCTTTTCGGCGTCCTCGGTCCGAACGGCGCCGGAAAGACAACGCTCATCGAGATTCTGGAGGGTCTGCGCCGTCCGGACTCCGGCACGGTGTCGGTCCTCGGCGCCGAACCCTGGCAGCGGGACTCCCGGGTGCTGCTGCGGATCGGCGTGCAGACCCAGGCTTCGGCGTTCTTCACCCGCCTGACCGCGCTGGAGCACCTGGAGACCGTCGCAGCCCTCTACGGTGCGCCGCGCCGCGCGGCCCGCGAGGCGATCGAGCGGTTCGGGCTCACGGCGTCCGCCGGGACCCGCGTCGAACGGCTCTCCGGCGGGCAGCGGCAGCGCCTGGGCATCGCCGCGGCGCTGGTCCACGACCCCGACCTGGTGTTCCTGGACGAGCCGACCGCCGCCTTGGACCCGCGGGCGCGGCTGGACCTGTGGGACCTGATGCGCGAGATCCGCGACCGGGGCAAGACCATCGTCTACACCACCCATCAGCTCGACGAGGCCGAAGCGCTGTGCGACCGGGTCGCGATCATGAGCGGCGGCCGGGTGGTCGCGGTCGGCGACCCGCTGGAGCTGGTCGACTCCCTGGACCAGCCGGTGCGGGTGTTCGTGCCCTGCGAGCGGATCAGCGTCGGCGCGGCGCGCGGGCTGCCCGGTGTCGAGGAGGCCCGGACCGAGGGCGCCTCGACCGTCATCGCCACCCGTGCTCCCGGACTGGTTCTGTCGGCGGTCACCGAGATCGCCGGGGTGCAGGGCATCAGGACCCGCACCGCGTCCTTGGAAGACGTCTATCTCGCCTTGACCGGAAAGGATTTCGCGGCATGA
- a CDS encoding ABC transporter permease, with protein MSAGNPNASGTPLGALSVAIARSYYRDKVTLFFTFAFPLIFLVVFGVLFRDQTVGGGGFIASTAAGVLSWAVATSALFGVAYTLMHWRSTEVLRVIRMTPTRLPTVMGSRFLVAVAVALVQAVFFVGVAMLPVFGLRLSGRAVLAIPAILAGVTAFFALGLLVSVVASSSEAIAAIANCVMTPMAFLSGTFYPISLSPRWIQDVSWVLPLRYLVNGTVGPVGGTGGISTVLVSCAALLGFTALFAGLAARYFRWSREA; from the coding sequence ATGAGCGCCGGGAACCCGAACGCCTCCGGCACCCCGCTGGGTGCCCTGAGCGTGGCCATCGCCCGCTCCTACTACCGCGACAAGGTGACGCTGTTCTTCACCTTCGCCTTCCCGCTGATCTTCCTGGTGGTCTTCGGCGTGCTGTTCCGCGACCAGACCGTCGGCGGCGGCGGCTTCATCGCCTCCACCGCGGCCGGCGTGCTGTCCTGGGCGGTGGCGACCTCGGCGCTGTTCGGCGTCGCCTACACCCTGATGCACTGGCGCAGCACCGAGGTGCTCCGGGTGATCCGCATGACCCCGACCCGGCTGCCCACGGTCATGGGATCACGGTTCCTGGTCGCCGTGGCGGTGGCGCTGGTGCAGGCGGTGTTCTTCGTCGGCGTGGCGATGCTGCCGGTGTTCGGCTTGCGACTGTCCGGCCGGGCGGTGCTGGCGATCCCGGCGATCCTCGCCGGGGTGACCGCGTTCTTCGCGCTGGGACTGCTGGTCAGCGTGGTCGCCTCGTCCTCGGAGGCGATCGCGGCGATCGCCAACTGCGTGATGACGCCGATGGCCTTCCTGTCCGGCACGTTCTACCCGATCAGCCTGAGCCCGCGCTGGATCCAGGACGTCTCCTGGGTGCTGCCGCTGCGCTACCTGGTCAACGGCACGGTCGGACCGGTCGGCGGGACCGGCGGGATCTCCACGGTGCTGGTGTCCTGCGCGGCGCTGCTGGGCTTCACCGCCTTGTTCGCCGGGCTGGCCGCGCGGTACTTCCGCTGGAGCCGTGAGGCATGA